In the genome of Populus trichocarpa isolate Nisqually-1 chromosome 6, P.trichocarpa_v4.1, whole genome shotgun sequence, one region contains:
- the LOC7485384 gene encoding uncharacterized protein LOC7485384 has translation MKTLFRSQNLWDIVKNGYEEPENISTLEEHTEGVRGDASALYLIQQSLADTIFPRITEASTAKQAWDILQNEFLGDSKIAPEIELEAPYGAAMNGYWQSMIDFYREHFEKIGCPVTPSKDTGLHLAVHSKKEQPLKALLEIMKERELPVTEEEFLEKRNEFGNTALHEATIYGNYEAVKLLVERCPELIRKANQFGETPLFTAAGFATTAIVEFLIGSKREQCVDNNGSLLSIHKKRSKDVLSILSAAIIGQNFETALLLLDLDKSLASMKDKNQISTLQLLAEMPNAFESGCPMGIFEGLIYCCLPVPRPCEVKSKVKSTVESFRRARKEVGDLESGRGRNSGDLGSVSKRNQRGGLLNYLKIPEGCWLERIWNLKRKHVFAYTFAASLIEKDESLKSVTITEEDQNKEEEGEEEQEMCGKKIKKGEKTSEITSNAKETERAETSEITSNANGTERSVLSTLSSLTKKKEIPLFTATRRGIQEIVKLKIKLHPHAIDQRDEMNRSILDVAVMYRQKKIFDIVKEKEIPMARMRRVVDKSGNTLLHHVADMKKNSGVTKPGPALQLQEELKWFERVKEEIPPHYVPLLNKDGMTARECFENSHEMQLKQAQKWIKETAQSCSTVAALVATVVFAAAYTVPGGSDEKGKPNFINSPYFLIFTVSDVVSLASSLTSLVVFLSLLTSPFELQEFHISLPRKLVVGFSFLFFSVLTTMLSFGATILILIQTERRLTTLLLSIASFLPVLIFGILQFRLYVSFMGSTFNILKKNWIAHLSFLGPCLQWREKLGPKKKEKSSN, from the exons atgaaaacactcTTCAGGTCTCAAAATCTTTGGGACATTGTTAAGAATGGATATGAGGAGCCAGAAAATATCTCTACTCTAGAAGAACACACGGAAGGAGTTAGAGGTGATGCTAGTGCCCTTTATTTGATTCAACAATCACTGGCTGATACAATTTTTCCTAGGATTACTGAAGCTTCAACAGCAAAGCAAGCATGGGATATATTGCAGAACGAGTTTCTCGGCGATTCTAAG ATAGCACCTGAGATAGAACTGGAAGCACCTTATGGGGCAGCCATGAATGGATACTGGCAAAGCATGATTGACTTCTATCGGGAACATTTCGAAAAAATCGGCTGTCCAGTTACGCCCTCTAAGGATACTGGACTTCATCTAGCTGTGCACAGCAAAAAAGAGCAACCACTTAAAGCTTTACTTGAAATCATGAAGGAAAGAGAATTACCTGTAACTGAGGAAGAATTTCTCGAGAAAAGAAACGAATTTGGAAATACGGCTCTTCACGAGGCAACCATCTATGGCAATTACGAGGCTGTAAAGCTCTTGGTAGAACGTTGTCCAGAACTAATTAGGAAAGCAAATCAGTTCGGTGAAACCCCATTGTTTACAGCAGCTGGATTTGCTACGACAGCAATAGTGGAGTTTTTAATCGGATCCAAACGAGAACAATGCGTGGATAATAATGGCTCCCTATTATCAATTCACAAAAAGCGATCGAAAGATGTCCTGTCCATCCTTAGCGCTGCTATCATAGGGCAAAACTTTG AAACAGCTTTACTGTTGCTAGATCTGGATAAATCGCTCGCCAGCATGAAGgacaaaaatcaaatatctaCTCTTCAACTTCTAGCTGAAATGCCAAATGCTTTTGAGAGTGGATGTCCTATGGGCATATTTGAAGGACTCATCTACTGTT GCCTTCCTGTTCCACGTCCCTGCGAGGTAAAATCAAAGGTAAAATCAACGGTAGAAAGTTTCCGCCGGGCAAGGAAGGAGGTGGGAGATCTTGAGAGCGGTCGGGGGAGGAACTCAGGAGATCTGGGGAGTGTCTCGAAGAGGAATCAAAGAGGCGGCCTCCTCAACTATTTAAAGATCCCTGAAG GATGTTGGCTAGAAAGAATCTGGAACCTGAAAAGAAAGCATGTATTTGCTTATACTTTCGCCGCAAGCCTAATAGAGAAAGATGAGTCATTGAAAAGTGTCACCATAACAGAGGAAGaccaaaataaagaagaagaaggtgaagaagagcaagaaatgtgtgggaaaaaaattaaaaaaggagaaaaaacttCTGAAATCACTAGCAATGCAAAAGAAACTGAAAGAGCAGAAACTTCTGAAATCACTAGCAATGCAAATGGCACTGAAAGATCAGTACTATCGACATTGTCatcattaactaaaaaaaaggagatccCATTGTTTACTGCAACTAGAAGGGGAATACAAGAGATTGTGAAGCTGAAAATAAAACTACATCCTCATGCTATTGACCAGCGCGATGAAATGAATCGGAGCATTTTGGATGTGGCCGTCATGTATCGCCAGAAAAAGATCTTTGATATtgtgaaggaaaaggaaatacCAATGGCTAGAATGCGTCGAGTTGTTGATAAAAGCGGAAACACATTGTTGCACCATGTTGCAGATATGAAGAAAAACAGTGGAGTAACCAAGCCTGGGCCTGCACTCCAACTTCAGGAGGAGTTGAAATGGTTTGAG CGAGTGAAAGAGGAAATTCCTCCTCATTATGTCCCGCTTCTGAACAAAGATGGAATGACTGCAAGAGAGTGCTTCGAAAATTCGCACGAGATGCAACTGAAACAAGCACAAAAATGGATCAAGGAAACAGCTCAGTCTTGTTCAACTGTAGCTGCACTTGTTGCTACTGTTGTCTTTGCTGCTGCCTATACTGTGCCCGGAGGTTCTGATGAAAAAGGCAAGCCCAACTTCATCAACTCTCCCTATTTTCTGATTTTCACTGTCTCTGATGTTGTCTCCTTAGCAAGCTCCTTGACTTCGCTTgtggtgtttctctctttgcTGACCTCTCCATTTGAGCTACAAGAATTCCACATCTCTCTTCCTCGAAAACTTGTTGTTGGcttctccttcctcttcttttctgtGTTAACGACCATGCTATCCTTTGGCGCAACAATTTTGATACTCATTCAGACAGAGAGGAGGTTGACAACATTACTCCTTTCCATTGCTTCATTCCTTCCTGTCTTAATATTTGGAATATTGCAATTCCGTCTGTACGTCTCCTTTATGGGCTCTACATTCAACATTCTCAAGAAAAACTGGATAGCTCATCTATCGTTTCTTGGCCCTTGCCTACAATGGAGGGAAAAGCTCGGTCccaagaagaaggaaaaaagctCGAATTGA
- the LOC7485386 gene encoding ankyrin repeat-containing protein At5g02620 isoform X1 — protein sequence MEPLMSPGTIEIDHKQKINGNLYYALMKGNKNRVAELCQKIQDHALHVITVNDDTVLHMATYAKEASLVEKLLDELPDHHLDKLTRQNRVGNTILHETATSNHTVALADKLLKKAPGLLGMRNHNGETALFRAARYGKTDMFNFLAAKVSGYDESGLQFYVQRSDKTTILHMAILSLHFDLAYQIALDYTHLIGQKDADGMTGLQLLSCNPSAFKLEPEEGFINLAKSYGSSVWREKVQKQKQLHRSAVELAKFLVRKDTSWELTYSSIDQSKPKIHKYGERGGQERQEVHLSNKILDKEESLGETPLILATKSGCVEIVEEILKLYPQAVEHIDDEGRNVLHVAIKYRQRKIFELVKGMDVPMKRLTRKIDGDGNSILHTVGRKRKDFVSDEKMEGPAFLLQEELLWFERVKEVTPSHFLNHQNNMKLTAEGYFITANSELRNLAKEWLKTTAEGCSVVAVLIATVAFAAAYTVPGGPNQSTGVPVLVNKPFFVVFTVTDVLSLTFALTSVVTFLSILTSPFRFKDFKHTLPNKLMVGFTFLFLSVAMMMVAFGATIILMIYSKESWTKITLYAVSFIPVGIFALSYFPLYPSLSKTYNLLQKIPFIKHIPAIPWISFKCCRVETTDTHFP from the exons ATGGAACCCTTGATGTCTCCTGGTACCATTGAAATCGATCATAAACAGAAAATAAACGGAAACTTGTACTATGCTCTCATGAAAGGAAACAAGAATAGAGTTGCAGAACTCTGCCAAAAAATTCAGGATCATGCATTGCACGTAATAACAGTAAACGACGATACAGTACTTCACATGGCTACATATGCCAAAGAAGCATCCCTGGTAGAAAAATTACTAGATGAGTTGCCTGACCATCATCTCGACAAGTTGACTCGCCAAAATCGTGTAGGAAACACAATCCTCCATGAGACTGCCACAAGCAACCATACTGTTGCTCTTGCAGATAAACTTCTGAAGAAAGCCCCTGGATTGTTAGGCATGCGCAACCACAATGGGGAGACGGCTCTCTTTCGTGCGGCCCGGTATGGAAAAACTGATATGTTCAACTTTCTAGCTGCTAAAGTCTCTGGATATGATGAATCTGGTTTGCAATTCTATGTACAGAGAAGTGATAAAACCACTATCCTTCACATGGCCATTCTTTCTCTGCATTTTG ATTTGGCATACCAAATTGCGTTGGACTACACGCATTTAATTGGCCAAAAAGATGCCGATGGTATGACTGGTCTTCAGCTTTTATCATGCAACCCATCAGCTTTTAAACTAGAGCCTGAAGAAGGATTCATTAATTTAG CAAAATCATATGGAAGTTCAGTATGGAGAGAAAAGgttcaaaagcaaaaacaactgCATAGATCAGCTGTGGAGCTTGCCAAGTTTTTAGTCAGAAAAGATACCTCCTGGGAGCTTACGTATTCTAGCATCGACCAGAGCAAGCCTAAAATCCATAAGTACGGAGAAAGGGGAGGCCAAGAACGGCAAGAAGTACATTTGTCTAATAAAATTCTAGACAAAGAGGAGAGTCTTGGAGAAACTCCTTTGATTTTGGCTACAAAGTCAGGCTGTGTGGAGATTGTTGAAGAAATACTCAAGCTATATCCCCAGGCAGTCGAACACATTGATGACGAAGGGCGCAATGTATTGCATGTAGCAATCAAATACCGCCAAAGGAAGATTTTCGAGCTTGTGAAAGGAATGGACGTGCCTATGAAGAGGCTGACAAGGAAGATTGATGGTGATGGGAATTCCATTCTACACACAGtaggaaggaaaagaaaggactTTGTATCTGATGAGAAGATGGAAGGCCCTGCATTCCTCTTACAGGAAGAATTACTCTGGTTTGAG CGCGTCAAAGAAGTCACTCCATCCCATTTCCTGAATCACCAGAACAATATGAAGCTCACTGCAGAAGGGTATTTCATTACTGCAAATTCTGAACTCCGTAATTTAGCCAAAGAATGGCTAAAGACCACTGCAGAAGGATGTTCTGTGGTAGCAGTTCTCATTGCCACCGTTGCCTTTGCTGCAGCCTACACAGTTCCAGGAGGTCCGAATCAGAGCACTGGTGTTCCTGTCCTCGTCAACAAACCATTCTTTGTGGTTTTCACTGTGACTGATGTACTCTCCCTTACGTTCGCTTTGACATCAGTTGTTACTTTCCTCTCTATCCTAACATCCCCGTTTCGATTTAAAGATTTCAAGCATACACTTCCTAATAAGTTGATGGTAGGCTTCACATTTCTGTTTCTCTCTGTGGCAATGATGATGGTAGCGTTTGGAGCAACAATCATTCTGATGATTTACAGCAAGGAAAGCTGGACAAAAATTACTCTATATGCAGTCTCCTTTATCCCAGTTGGCATCTTTGCACTATCTTATTTCCCTCTTTATCCATCACTATCAAAGACTTACAACTTGCTCCAGAAAATTCCCTTCATTAAACATATTCCAGCTATACCTTGGATCTCTTTCAAATGTTGTCGAGTCGAAACCACTGATACCCACTTTCCATGA
- the LOC7485379 gene encoding pyrophosphate--fructose 6-phosphate 1-phosphotransferase subunit beta, protein MAPPSVINGAVAASSGNSAPASGRVASVYSEVQSSRIDHALPLPSVLQNPFQIVDGPPSSAAGNPDEIAKLFPNMFGQPSAMLVPNNVDTLSSDQKLRIGVVLSGGQAPGGHNVISGIYDYLQDRAKGSVLYGFRGGPAGIMKCKYVELNADYIYPYRNQGGFDMIASGRDKIESPEQFKQAEETAKKLDLDGLVVIGGDDSNTNACLLAENFRGKNLKTRVIGCPKTIDGDLKCKEVPTSFGFDTACKIYAEMIGNVMVDARSTGKYYHFVRLMGRAASHITLECALQTHPNITIIGEEVAAKKLTLKNVTDYIVNVICKRSDLGYNYGVILIPEGLIDFIPEVQQLIAELNEVLAHDVVDEGGQWKKKLTNQSLQLFDFLPPAIQEQLMLERDPHGNVQVAKIETEKMLIQMVETELEKRKQEGSYKGHFKGQSHFFGYEGRCGLPTNFDSTYCYALGYGAGALLHSGKTGLISSVGNLGAPVAEWTVGGTALTSLMDVERRHGKFKPVIKKAMVELEGAPFKKFASLRDEWALKNRYISPGPIQFMGPGSDAISHTLLLELGADA, encoded by the exons ATGGCTCCTCCTTCTGTAATCAATGGCGCCGTCGCCGCCTCTTCCGGCAACTCCGCTCCAGCCAGTGGACGCGTCGCTTCCGTTTATAGCGAAGTTCAATCTAGCCGCATTGATCACGCTCTCCCTCTCCCTTCTGTCCTCCAGAACCCTTTCCAAATCGTCGACGGTCCTCCTAGCTCCGCTGCCGGCAATCCTG ATGAGATAGCGAAGCTGTTTCCGAATATGTTTGGGCAGCCATCAGCAATGTTGGTGCCAAACAATGTGGATACTTTGAGCTCAGATCAGAAGTTGAGGATTGGTGTCGTTTTGTCCGGTGGACAAGCACCTGGTGGCCATAATGTTATTTCTGGAATCTACG ATTATTTGCAGGATCGGGCGAAAGGAAGTGTGTTGTATGGATTTAGGGGAGGTCCGGCTGGGATCATGAAGTGCAAATATGTTGAATTGAATGCTGATTATATCTATCCTTACAGAAACCAG GGTGGTTTCGATATGATTGCCAGTGGAAGAGACAAGATTGAATCACCTGAGCAG TTTAAACAAGCCGAAGAAACAGCTAAGAAACTTGACTTGGATGGGCTTGTTGTTATTGGTGGGGATGACTCAAACACAAATGCTTGCCTCCTTGCTGAAAACTTCAG gggtaaaaatttgaaaactcgGGTGATTGGATGCCCAAAAACCATTGATGGTGATTTGAAATGCAAGGAGGTTCCTACCAGTTTTGGATTTGATACTGCTTGCAAG ATATATGCAGAAATGATTGGAAATGTCATGGTTGATGCTCGATCAACTGGAAAATATTATCACT TTGTCCGGCTTATGGGACGTGCAGCTTCTCACATTACATTGGAGTGTGCCTTGCAAACTCATCCGAACATCACCATCATTGGAGAAGAG GTTGCTGCTAAGAAACTGACGCTGAAAAATGTTACAGATTACATAGTAAATGTAATCTGTAAACGTTCTGATCTTGGATATAATTATGGTGTGATTCTTATTCCtgaaggtttaattgatttcattCCTGAG GTTCAGCAGCTTATAGCAGAACTGAATGAGGTTTTGGCCCATGATGTCGTAGATGAAGGTGGGCAATGGAAAAAGAAACTCACAAATCAATCTCTGcagctttttgattttttaccaCCAGCAATTCAAGAACAATTGATGCTTGAAAGAGATCCACATGGAAATGTCCAG GTTGCCAAAATTGAGACCGAGAAAATGCTTATTCAAATGGTTGAGACTGAGTTGGAGAAGAGGAAGCAAGAAGGTTCATACAAAGGCCATTTCAAAGGACAGTCCCACTTCTTCGG GTATGAAGGAAGATGTGGTTTGCCTACAAACTTTGATTCTACATACTGCTATGCTTTGGGCTATGGTGCAGGAGCTCTCCTTCACAGTGGAAAAACTGGGTTGATATCATCA GTTGGGAATTTGGGTGCTCCTGTTGCAGAATGGACAGTTGGAGGGACGGCATTGACTTCTTTGATGGATGTGGAAAGGAGACATG GTAAATTCAAGCCTGTGATCAAGAAGGCAATGGTAGAGCTTGAAG GTGCAcctttcaaaaaatttgcaTCCCTGAGGGATGAGTGGGCACTTAAGAATCGGTACATCAGTCCTG GTCCCATCCAATTCATGGGCCCAGgatcagatgccattagccacaCTTTACTATTGGAATTGGGAGCTGATGCTTAG
- the LOC18102897 gene encoding ankyrin repeat-containing protein At5g02620: protein MFQPLMGSCNADVLDTKQKINGRLYKALVTCNKKDVVDLCQRISDHALHVITVNDDTVLHMATYAKEAALVERLLDELPDHHVDKLTRQNRVGNTILHETATSNHAISVADKLLKRAPGLLGMRNHNGETALFRAARYGKTDMFNFLAAKVSGYDEAGLQFYVQRSDKTTILHIAILSEHFDLAYQIALDYRHLISEKDGDGMTSLQLLSCNPSAFKQEPEDGFIKLAKSCCSTAWQEKVQNQKDKYKSAVELAKLLSRNDTSWEVTYSSIDQSKPKIHRYGEIGGQEGMSLAARIPERMDDVGETPLILATKSGIVEIVEEILRLYPQAVEHVDDEGRNVLHVAIKYRELKIFELVTKMEVPMKRLVRKIDNEGNSILHTVGIKRKDFVSEKMEGPAFLLQEELLWFERVEKVTPPHFISHHNSQNLSAECLFITANSELRSSAKEWMKSTAEGSSVVAVLIATVAFAAAYTVPGGPNQSTGVPVLVNKPFFVVFTVSDVLSLTFALTSVVTFLSILSSPFRFKDFKHTLPNKLMAGFTFLFLSVAMMMVAFGSTIFLTIYNKENWAKVTLYTVSFIPVCIFALSYFPLYSSLSKTYKYLLENFPLTKLVLSKPCMMMSKCLKCCQVQTSESHIP from the exons ATGTTTCAGCCACTGATGGGTTCCTGCAATGCTGATGTTCTTGATACCAAACAGAAAATCAATGGACGTCTGTACAAGGCTCTAGTGACATGCAACAAGAAGGATGTTGTAGATCTCTGCCAAAGAATTTCAGATCATGCATTGCACGTAATAACAGTGAATGATGATACTGTTCTCCACATGGCTACGTATGCTAAAGAAGCAGCCTTGGTGGAAAGATTACTAGATGAGTTGCCTGATCATCATGTCGACAAGTTGACCCGACAAAATCGAGTGGGAAACACAATTCTCCATGAGACTGCCACTAGCAACCATGCGATATCTGTTGCAGATAAACTGCTAAAGAGAGCCCCCGGACTGTTAGGTATGCGCAACCACAATGGGGAGACGGCTCTGTTTCGTGCAGCTCGGTACGGAAAAACTGATATGTTCAACTTTCTAGCTGCTAAAGTCTCTGGATATGACGAAGCAGGTCTGCAATTTTATGTTCAGAGAAGTGATAAAACCACTATCCTCCACATTGCAATTCTTTCTGAACACTTCG atttggcATACCAAATTGCATTGGACTACAGACATTTAATCAGCGAAAAAGACGGTGATGGGATGACGAGTCTTCAACTTCTTTCATGCAACCCGTCAGCTTTTAAACAAGAGCCTGAAGATGGATTCATCAAGTTAG CTAAATCCTGTTGCAGTACAGCTTGGCAGGAGAAGGTTCAAAATCAGAAGGATAAATATAAATCAGCTGTAGAGCTTGCCAAGCTTTTGTCTAGAAATGATACCTCATGGGAAGTTACTTATTCTAGCATTGACCAGAGCAAGCCTAAAATACACAGATATGGAGAGATAGGTGGGCAAGAAGGGATGTCTTTGGCTGCTAGAATTCCTGAGAGAATGGATGATGTTGGTGAAACTCCTTTGATTTTGGCTACCAAGTCAGGCATTGTGGAGATAGTGGAAGAAATACTCAGGCTTTACCCTCAAGCAGTTGAACATGTTGACGACGAAGGTCGCAATGTGTTGCATGTGGCAATCAAATACAGAGAGTTAAAGATTTTCGAGCTTGTGACGAAAATGGAAGTGCCCATGAAGAGACTGGTAAGAAAGATTGATAACGAGGGGAATTCTATTCTGCACACTGTTGGTATAAAGAGAAAGGATTTTGTATCTGAGAAGATGGAAGGCCCTGCATTCCTATTACAAGAAGAGTTGCTATGGTTTGAG CGAGTCGAAAAAGTCACTCCACCTCATTTCATAAGCCACCATAACAGTCAGAACCTCTCTGCAGAGTGTTTGTTTATTACTGCAAACTCTGAACTTCGCAGCTCAGCGAAAGAATGGATGAAGAGCACCGCAGAAGGATCTTCGGTTGTGGCTGTTCTGATTGCTACAGTCGCCTTTGCAGCAGCCTACACAGTTCCAGGAGGTCCAAATCAGAGCACCGGTGTTCCTGTCCTCGTTAATAAACCGTTCTTTGTGGTTTTCACTGTCTCGGACGTACTATCTCTTACCTTTGCTTTGACATCAGTTGTGACATTTCTCTCCATCCTCTCATCGCCATTTCGATTTAAAGATTTCAAGCATACCCTTCCCAATAAGTTGATGGCAGGCTTCACATTTCTGTTCCTTTCCGTGGCTATGATGATGGTAGCATTTGGATCAACAATCTTTCTGACGATATACAATAAGGAAAATTGGGCTAAAGTTACTCTATACACAGTCTCTTTTATCCCAGTTTGCATCTTCGCGCTATCTTATTTTCCTCTATATTCCTCACTATCAAAAACTTACAAATATTTGCTCGAAAACTTTCCTCTAACTAAACTTGTTCTATCCAAACCTTGTATGATGATGTCCAAATGTTTAAAATGTTGTCAAGTCCAAACCTCAGAGTCCCACATTCCATGA
- the LOC7485386 gene encoding uncharacterized protein LOC7485386 isoform X2, with amino-acid sequence MEPLMSPGTIEIDHKQKINGNLYYALMKGNKNRVAELCQKIQDHALHVITVNDDTVLHMATYAKEASLVEKLLDELPDHHLDKLTRQNRVGNTILHETATSNHTVALADKLLKKAPGLLGMRNHNGETALFRAARYGKTDMFNFLAAKVSGYDESGLQFYVQRSDKTTILHMAILSLHFDLAYQIASKYEHLIGQRDGDGMTGLQILSCNPSVFKQEPEDGFIKLAKSCGSSAWRKKVQKQKKKYKSAVKLAKFLVRKDTSWECISSGIDVMKPKIHKYGEKGGQERQEGHLYNTIPDQMESRAETPLILATKSGCVEIVEEILKAYPQAVEHIDDDGRNVLHVAIKYRQLKIFKLVTRMEVPMKRLGRKIDKDGNSILHNVGKKSKDVVSDEKMEGPAFLLQEELLWFERVEKVTPSHFQGHRNNKMLTAEGFFFTANSELRNLAKEWLKTTAEGCSVVAVLIATVAFAAAYTVPGGPNQSTGVPVLVNKPFFVVFTVADVLSLTFALTAVVTFLSILSSPFRFKDFKHILPNKLMIGFTFLFFSVAMMMVAFGATILLMIYSKESWEKITLYAVSFIPVSISALVYFPLYSSLSKTYNYLLKKIPLIKHILAIPWKISKSLKCC; translated from the exons ATGGAACCCTTGATGTCTCCTGGTACCATTGAAATCGATCATAAACAGAAAATAAACGGAAACTTGTACTATGCTCTCATGAAAGGAAACAAGAATAGAGTTGCAGAACTCTGCCAAAAAATTCAGGATCATGCATTGCACGTAATAACAGTAAACGACGATACAGTACTTCACATGGCTACATATGCCAAAGAAGCATCCCTGGTAGAAAAATTACTAGATGAGTTGCCTGACCATCATCTCGACAAGTTGACTCGCCAAAATCGTGTAGGAAACACAATCCTCCATGAGACTGCCACAAGCAACCATACTGTTGCTCTTGCAGATAAACTTCTGAAGAAAGCCCCTGGATTGTTAGGCATGCGCAACCACAATGGGGAGACGGCTCTCTTTCGTGCGGCCCGGTATGGAAAAACTGATATGTTCAACTTTCTAGCTGCTAAAGTCTCTGGATATGATGAATCTGGTTTGCAATTCTATGTACAGAGAAGTGATAAAACCACTATCCTTCACATGGCCATTCTTTCTCTGCATTTTG ATTTGGCATACCAAATTGCATCGAAGTACGAACATTTAATTGGTCAAAGAGATGGTGATGGTATGACTGGTCTTCAGATTTTATCATGCAACCCATCAGTTTTTAAACAAGAGCCTGAAGATGGATTCATTAAGTTAG CTAAATCTTGTGGAAGTTCAGCATGGAGGAAAAAggttcaaaagcaaaaaaaaaagtataaatcaGCTGTGAAGCTTGCCAAGTTTTTAGTCAGAAAAGATACCTCCTGGGAGTGTATTTCTTCTGGCATCGACGTGATGAAGCCTAAAATTCATAAGTATGGAGAAAAGGGAGGGCAAGAACGGCAAGAAGGACATTTGTATAATACAATTCCAGACCAAATGGAGAGTCGTGCAGAAACTCCTTTGATTTTGGCTACAAAGTCAGGCTGTGTGGAGATTGTTGAGGAAATACTCAAAGCATATCCCCAGGCAGTTGAACACATTGATGATGATGGGAGAAATGTACTGCATGTAGCAATCAAATACCGCCAACTGAAGATTTTTAAGCTTGTGACACGAATGGAAGTGCCTATGAAGAGGCTGGGAAGGAAGATTGATAAGGATGGGAATTCCATTCTACACAACGTCGGAAAGAAATCGAAGGATGTTGTATCTGATGAGAAGATGGAAGGTCCTGCATTCCTATTACAGGAAGAGTTACTCTGGTTTGAG CGCGTCGAAAAAGTCACTCCATCCCATTTCCAGGGTCATCGGAACAATAAGATGCTCACTGCAGAAGGGTTTTTCTTTACTGCAAACTCTGAACTCCGCAATTTAGCCAAAGAATGGCTAAAGACAACAGCAGAAGGATGTTCTGTGGTAGCAGTTCTCATTGCCACCGTTGCCTTTGCTGCAGCCTACACGGTTCCAGGAGGTCCGAATCAGAGCACTGGTGTTCCTGTCCTCGTCAACAAACCATTCTTTGTGGTTTTCACTGTGGCAGATGTACTCTCCCTTACCTTTGCTTTGACAGCAGTCGTTACCTTCCTCTCTATCCTATCATCGCCGTTTCGATTTAAAGATTTCAAGCATATACTTCCTAATAAGTTGATGATAGGCTTCACATTTCTGTTCTTTTCCGTGGCTATGATGATGGTAGCATTTGGAGCAACAATCCTTCTGATGATATACAGTAAGGAAAGTTGGGAAAAAATTACTCTATATGCAGTCTCCTTTATCCCAGTTAGCATCTCTGCACTAGTTTATTTCCCTCTTTATTCATCACTATCAAAAACCTACAATTACTTGCTCAAGAAGATTCCCCTCATTAAACATATTCTAGCTATACCTTGGAAGATCTCCAAATCTTTGAAATGTTGTTGA